TTTAGATTTAATATCTGAATGGTTGTATGTAAATACCTATATAATGACAgtttgctgttgttattttaaCTTGACCACTACTGGCAAGAAAGGACaaaaagaaggccatttttttccttttttttttttttggaagcttcattAATCAATGAACTAGCTTAGAGTTTTGCtagtgaaaaagaaatgtgtagaaaaaaaaagtatagaaaagCTCTATGAATACTCTGCACaaacatggagaaaagaaaatgatgtgcACAGGTAGCTCTTAGCCTAAACATAATTTGGTTGAAATTAACAGTTCtcttaaaaatgtggaaataatTCTTCACTCATTTTGTTGACTATTTTTGATTAATAAAATTCTTCATTACTAATTCCAGCATGGATAATCTTTTAACTGTACTAATTTCAATATGTAAATTGTGATATATCCTTGAAGCTTGTACAATTTGCACATatgactaatgatgttcagcATGTCTTTATGTCCTTATTTGATAAgatgactaatgatgttcagcATGTCTTTATGTCCTTATTTGATATGCATATATATCTTTGGTGAGTTGTCTCTTTAAGTTTTGgctatttttaattgtgttttaaaatttattttatatattctgagaACTTGTCATGGATCCTacacataaagaaatattttatcagataaataatttgaaaatatttgtgacaCGAATTGCTTTTACCTTCCAGAAGATATCACACTAGACCATTATAGGAATGCATGTGTGCTGATTGATCCAGTGAATAAGAAATATCAACTCTTCTTCTAGGTAAATAGAAAACACTTCATGGACAATATTCCTAGCTGTATTATAAATATCCTGTATTATATTATATCCTTAGGTCATTTTGAGAGCAACAATACCATTTTCGTGGGAGTGGTAACATTTGAGGTAAACTTTAGGAAATAATAACACTTCAATTGCAAATGAATTAAGGGATGTTGCAGTATCAATGAATTCTCTATGCAGCCAAAACATATGCCTGAGCAAAAATATAGACCTGAGAGTAAGGTGTGGCCAGAAGGTTTTCATTAACACATTTTAGTGATAATACAGGTACCATTAGAACTTCAGAGGGGGAAGATCCAGAAGCATATTAAGGTCTTTTTGGAAAAGATCTTCTAAAATTCAGGGTGAGCAAACACTAGTGAAAGAATATTGTACCATCTGTACATATACGTGGACATTTGCACACAACTATATATGTTCATATTAACATATTTAGATCCAAAAATATATGCCACATATGTATAAAATCTGGGAGGGTGACAATTTATGAAAAGTTATTTAAGAAGAATGTGATTTTTATCAGAGGTCTGAAAAGAAAGCACCATCTGGCAACAATGTTTGGGAAATATAACCATATAATCAGGGAGGAGAATATAAGTAAATAGAATTTTGAATAACACATAGGTGAGTAACTTTTAGAGTGAGATCCTGATTGCTATTGGttagaatataaatgaaatttcagtATTGAAAGGAAAGGCAGAGTGAGCATAAAGTTAGTGCACtcattatatttgaaaatgtgaaGTCTGAGGAAAGTTAGCATGTAACAAATTTCAGGCACAAAGTATCTAAGTGtgatcattttcccattttttcctaGACAATCACTGAAAACTATGATGTCCTCTCTTAACATTATTTTAACTTTGATAATATTCATTTAAAGCCATGGTCatattaatttaaacaaatatgatttTTACATTCTAATAACTTTTGAGATATTGCTGattttctcttcctatttcattttttttcctgaattttcttCCTATTGTGTCTCTCACCTTCTTCACATACACACCAAATCTTCAAGCTCATCTATTAGTTTTTtgaattattgaaaatttttactttgtCTGTTATTCACGCAAATAATGCTGCAAAAGACCATTGAAGACATTATAGACAATGAGAGGCAAGTCACTTCTTCTCACTCATAGAAACAGACTGAGCTAAGAACATTCTCTTGGAGTTTCACTTTGCCTTCACtgtcaaaatttttaataattacattagaattttgttttttccccttcaaaatatgttaaaatatttttttgcaatttttatcTGCTCATCTCTTTAGTAACACGAACTGTCAACACAATAGAGTAAATCTGATATGAATTTCTAGTCTGAACACACTGTCAGGTGTTTTATATAACCCCTCAggtaattttgaaatgaattgcACTACTTTTGAGCAGCTAGTACATCAATCAAGTCACAGTAACAAGAACAGTAATCCAGTAAAATGTCTTCATTCATTCTTTGAATGTTTTCAAATTGAAAAGATACTAATATTTCAAGAATTTTATTAGGTATAGCACTTCAAGTCCtagaaaatgataaaagatttgatttaattgaataaaataaaagacaggaGAATTATAATTGCAAAAGTCTGGGGCAattccaaaataaagaaatatgtaaTTGGAAATATTCTATGACAGTTttatactaaatggagaaaagatgATAATATGAGATctaaaaatttctctttaatatttttgttagtgAATCTATGACTTGCTTATTTCTGAGACTGTAGATAATTGGATTTAACACAGGAATTATGACTGTGTAAAACAAAGAGTCCATCATGTCTTGCTCATCTGCTTGTGGAGACGCAGGGCGCACATACATGAAGAGAAGAGTACCATAATATAAAGACACAGATAAGAGATGAGCTCCACAGGTAGAAAAGGCTTTCTTTATGCTTTTGATAGACTTCTTTTTTAAGATTGTTAGTAGAACAAATGTATAAGAGACAAGAACAACCATAATGGTGAATACTTGAATTGAACCAGAGAATATAAAAAGCATTAGAATATTAATGGAGGGATCAGTACATGAAATCTTAAACAATGGTATAATGTCACAATAAAAGTGATATATTATATTGGAATTACAGAAGGTTAATCTGAACAAAAAACTTTCATGAAGTAAGGCATGAAAAAAGCCACCTACAAATGACAAAGTTAAGAGCCTAATGCATAGTCTATGGGTTATTATCACTGGATAAAGTAATGGTTTGCATATGGCTACATAGCGATCATAAGCCATTGCTGCCAAGAGAAAACATTCTGTGGTTGCACtgattccaaaggaaaaaaattgaatcataCATTCAGAGAGAGAGATCTTGCTTTTGACTAACAAATTGGCCAGCATTTTGGGTGTAACTGTGGATGACAACCAAGCATCAACAAAAGCTAAACTCCcaaggaaaaagtacatgggaaTGTGAAGGTGATGGTCCTTCCATATGAGAACAATCAGACCAAGGTTGCCCACCATGGTGGTGAGGTATATCACCAGGAATACCAGGAACAGGAGGACTTTCCAGTCTTGGTGATGAGGAAGTCCTGTGAGAACAAACTCTGTCAGCAATGtggcatttttcttttccatgtctTCCATGAGTATGCTCTGAAATGAAGTGCAATAAATGCAAAAAGACCATACTTTAAGTACTTTAAGGTGAAGACTATTTGGAAAGAGTTAAAATAAAACCATTGACTTATTAGAACACtcttatatatgtttattttggtaTAATTAATGGAGAGAATGGAAGGAATGGGAAAATGCAGTTATCTCATTTCACTgaatattcagaaataaacaaatttgagaaaaagggaaagccTGTGTATTAAAACTATTCAGCCACTATTGAGTTTTCTAGAAAAGTCCAGAACCTGATACATGGATgtaggaataataaaaaaaaaatctttgtaaataTAGGACTATAAAATGACTTGAAAATGGTGTAAAATCCTTTATCTTTTGTTATCTGGCAATAGTTATGCAATGAAAAATTTAAGACACATAGTGAATTGTAAATTGTCTTTAAATAAGTGTTCTGACATGTTATTAGTAGAAGTACAATTCCATTGTTAAAAGACATAGAAGTCCTTGGAGTAAATTAAGGTATAGTTATGATTGTGCTGTGCATTGAAGACTGAGCAAATGAAAAAGTcatagagagaaaagaaatgtgaGAAAGTTATATGAAGGAGgttataaagtgtgtgtgtgtgtgtgtgtgtgtgtgtgtgtgtgtgagagagagagagagagagagagagagagagagatttcttagATGAATCAGAGCTAAATCCCTTTTCTACACATCACTACTGATTATGAATAGTGGCTCCATGCATCTACAGCTAGAGACTCATAGACTCACATTCCTGGCCCTACTGGACCTAGAGTGAAGATAAACAACCCACATTTGGTCATTCAGATGAGCCCACTATACATTTGGAATTTGGAGattagaaaatgaaggaaaagagacAGAAGAGAATTTTGGAACTTTTGCAAAGCCATGAATATTTAGCCTACACCAATGTCTTCCACACTCAACAATAGCACTGAGAGCTTGAGGTGTGATATTGGAAAGTTCTATTCTATAGCAGTGACAGCAGAGTCCATTGAGCTGGTGTTGGGAAATGATTTTGGCTATTGCCTGGCTGTTTTATTTATCCTGTTCCTTTTCAATTTTACACTTGATTTTTCCAGTCTTCCTAGTCTTTTTATGTTATAACCAATATTCAAttcaaataacttattttgtGTTGCGCCTAAGAGTCCTGGCTcaaacaaaaaagagaagagagagatcagGGGAAAGAtattgagggggagggagagagagagagagagagagagagagagagagagagagagagagagagagagagagagagagagagggagggagagagagagaaagagagagagaaagggaaagagaaacaagAGTAAAACTGGAAAGTTGAGTGACTTAACATGTACATCAAATGAGGGATGCTTAGGTGACAAAGTACAGTGCCAAAGGCCAAAGCAAATATTCTATGAGGACACTAAGTGAGCAGAAATTGCTATCAGAGTAAGTGATTTGTGATTGTTTATTAAATTTGATGAAAACCAAAAGTgaagatattaaattttatataacatataacatatatatttaatatataagtataaatatatataatatatttttcaatgaatttattttaggaagtgattgaaagAAAATAACGTTTGACACCTTAAAAGTTTTTGTAATGATATGTAATTAAACAGCATGAACCTTCTCATCAGAATCATCAAAGATGTATATTATACAAAAAGTATTATGATGCAATCTTTAAACCTAGTTTTAAATTATTGCTGTGATTCATCAAAATGTATCTTATAAATCATTGTATTTAGGTTAGCAGTATATAACacaaaaaaatcaccaaatggAATAGAAGAGTCTTCCACATAggtattttacttatatatactTTCATCATGAAAATAACCTACACAGAAAAGTCATTTATagttttccatttccatttatccattttgtcatattttaaacccgattataaattattaaaaattaacaaaatttaatattctgtataaaacataatgaatattatagaaataatttttatcttaccTTTGccttataaagatttttttaagttttagattttataaaatagaaaaaaatactattataatataaaaaagactaaaatataGGAAGCAATTCTGGTCACACAAATTCATTTTGAAGTCATCATTTTCCAAGCTGAGAAATGTTATGTACATAAATTTGCCCTCTAAAATGGAATCAACCAATTGTACCACTATGTGCTTTTTcccaaaagagaaaggaatgggGAATTAAATTTTCTAAGAGAATAAGAGTATTCCCTTTAGGACACAGTAAAATAGTTCTACTGGGCATTGTTTATTTGGACACTCTTCAAAGAAGTTCACAGTGTTCCACAGGGTATTACAGACTTTAGAGTCAAAATCATTAAGTTGCTATCAACAGTTCTAGATTTGACAATTGGTATTTTACTTTATGCCACCACTTTGTACCACAGGTGGCATGTTCTTACATGTTGAAGTGAATTTTAATTCCtatctaaaatgtatttttcagaatGGGTTGTTTATCTGGCTTTGTTTGAGctcattaaaatatgattttaataagGCTAAAGATTTAGATTCTACTGAGGACCTTGTAAAAAATAAGAGTTTCATCATAAAAGCTATTGCTCAATTTTCAGACCTATACTTGGATACAACAGTTTAAGCTGAAATCTAATGAGtaatttttcagactgaggtcagaGAGAGgatgaaaggaaagaggaaaaaggcaAAGAGACTCCATGGGAGCTCTCATACAACTCTGCTTGTCAAACTTCAATGCCTAGAAACTTCACTGAGATCTTATTAAAATACAGATCCTGTTTTAGTGGttatgggctggggctcaggattctttttttttttttttgtaacacaGTGATGCCTATGGACATCAAGTGATTCTTGCATATTGTTGTCAAGTCTAACTTACAGgaaattttctgagaaatttttaaCATGATATTCACATGTTCACATCTTCACTTTGGGTTTAATTGAATTCAATAAACATTCATTCAGAAAAGAACAATTTACTTATTGTGGCATTTAGATATGATATCTGAACAGTGGTATGCAAATACCTACACAATAATACTTTGTTGGTTTGTTGTTATTTTAGCTTAATCACCACTATTAAGAAGGGGcaaaaaaaatgacatgtttTTTTGAAGTTTAATTAGTCAATTAACTGACTTATAATTTTGCTAGTGAAAAATATATGTAGGGAAAAGCTCTGTGAATACCATGCTCAAAAGTGGAGTAAACAAAATAATGTGCAGAGGTAGGTATTACTCTAACCAAAATTGGACTGAAATCAACTGtactcttaaaaattatgtaattctTCATTCACTTTGTTGCCTATTTTTGATGATTAAAGTTCTTTATTACTAGTTCTGATATAGATAATATTTTCAACGGTATTTATTTTGGggtgggtgccagggattgaactcagaggaacttgaccactgagccacttccccagccctattttgtattttatttagagacagggtctggattttgaacttatgattcccttgtctcagcctcctgagctgatgggattacaggtgtgcaccactccaTATGGttgtattcattttaatatataaatcttGATATATCCTTGAGGTTTGAATTTACATGTGTCAAATTACTAATGATGTACAGCATGTCTTTATGCCCTTATTTGACATGCATATGTATCTTCAGTGAGTTGTCTCTGAGTTTTTAGCTATTTTTAATCagaatattaaatttctttttacatattttgagAGCTTGTTGTGGATCCTATACACAAACCAATCTTTCATCAGATATTTACAAAAGTTATGGACACTAATTGACTTTTCCTGGTAGAGATATCAAACTAAACAACCATACTAATTATTTGACCACTACTTCATGGCCAGAACTCTCAGCTATTTAATATATTCTTCTTCAGTCATTTTGAAAGAAACAACACTATTTTCTTCAAGTGGTAGAGTTGAGGTGGaccttaagaaaaaataaatttcaactgcAAATGAATTAGGTTGGTTTTGCAGTACCATGGAATTCTTTCTGGAGACAACTGTATGGACAGAAGTATAGGGTGGTAAGAGTAAAGTGTCAAGTTGGTTTAGTAATATATTTTGGCTCTAACACAGGTTTCATAAGTATTATAGAGAAATAATTCTAGAGATAAACTAAGTTATATTGGAAAAGACTTATTTGGGGTGagcaaacacaaaagaaataagccagaatCAGAAAGTCAGAATTCCAATGTTTactctcatgtgtggaagctaagagaacaaaggaatgaaaaaaaaaatggaaatttctaaaaaatagaagaaagatcagtagactagaggaaatgaagggaggaaaagaggaagaactaGGGAGTGAagttgatcaaattatgctatgtgcatctATGAAGATATCGCTATGCATTccacttttatatataactatatataaatatagtgcatcagttaaaataaatgaataaatagaagaaataacaataaatcagaagaaagggagagaaatgaggaaagggaaagaggaagtactggggactgaaaagcaaactatatatacatatatattatatgtatttatgaatatgtcaaaatgcacccACTGCTATACATAATGGTaaggcactaataaaaacattttgaaattgttCTTCTTATGTATTGACACCAATATATCTACATGGTTGGCAAAGATGCTGAAAAAGCTCTGCAGATAATAACTATTGGATAGCTTGATTTAACTTATCTTTGAGAAGTAGGGaagttgttttttggttttctcaaaaacatttttagtcTGCTAAAGCCTTTAGTTCTTCAGAAGTCAAGTATACTACCCCTTTAAATAAGCACAGAAGCTAAATTATAATATCACTCTGATTAAGGttaaaaaattatcttccttCTTCCTGGTACACAGTCTAATTTCTATATTGTTGTGCTGGAGACCTGACCCAAGAAACAGATTCAGGGTTGCAGCAGGTGGAAGAAGAGGATGCAGTTAGGGTAGTAGACATGCCTTATTCAGTAGTGGCCatagctccagcctccagcttTAGCTTCACCCTCAGCCAGTTCCATTTTGCCTCCATTTCACACCCATGAGCCCCTGAATCTTTTCCATAGCTTCTTTTTATATGCAGGTAAAACAAATAAGGGACACTGCCAATAGATTACATAAGGGGGTAAATGCTCACAAGCTAGTATTTATGATATTTGGTGTATGTAGCTGAATCAGAGTGTTTCTGGCCCTGACTAACCATGACATAGCCAGTTCCCAGCCCTGGCTGTATAATAAAAttgtgaaactccacatcatatgcAACCACTAGAataagatcctaattagaataatttgtattttatgtatgCATGTCAAACtactcttctgtcatgtatatctaaaaggaacaaattaaaacaaagaaaagaaagaaccaacATACCCATCCAGAAGTCCCATCAAAGGAGCCTAACTATAGCCATTTTGGGCCTACCCAACATATGTTCTACTGATTCTTGTGTCAGTCTGCTAAGGTCACTCTCCCAAGGAGGGTAAGAGGAAGTTAAAACTTATAGGCTAGTCTTGCATTACTTTCCTGTTTTAGGAATGATAGGGATATGTTTCACTTCTAGAATGAGAGCTCATCTAATGGTTCACTTTCCACTTGTGCCTATTGCACTTTTATGTCTGTCCTCAACATCCCACTGAAGTGACATACATCAAGACACTCACAGCCTTTCAGTGAGTAGCATGGAAACCTTTAACTGCTTATGTAACTTGTATCAGTTACACTGGGGActgtcacatacacacacacacacacacacacacacacactcccttttttttttttgaatcacttTCTTCCTTTGGCTTTTGTGATGTCCCTATTTCTTCCTTACCTTTGCACAACGCTTCAGTATCATTCCTTCTCAGCCTCCTGTCCTCTGGTTCATCCTTAAATACGGATGGTTTTTAGTATTCTTTTCTAggtcccttttccttttcctttatctttttactttataaattttccatttttgtggttttgtACAGGTTATATGCCAAAGATCACCAAACCTCTCTCTTCAGCTCATATCTTATTCAAACCTCACCTGACATCTACCTAACTTCACCTTCTGTAATCCTCTTAGTGCCTACTTATCATCAGGTAATCCATATTCTTGTGATGACATCCTCAACTACCCAGAGATATAAAGCGGATATTGTCAGTCTCTCCTGACATCTCATGTTTAACCAGTCTCCAAGTCTAACAGCTGCTACTTTAGAATTAAATCCTCATTCCTGTAAATGAGCACAGGCTACAATCATAGACTTTCACCCAGATTACTGAACAAGTTTCAAATATCCTCTCTCAATCTCCAATCTTGCtccacaaaataaactttctgaCTTGAACACTGATTTGACTTTATATTGCAGGCGATATTGCTTATAAAGCCTTGTGAGATCTGGCTTCCTCTTACTGCTCCAAGCTGACTCTGTGGCTCATCTGTTCTAACTCTACCAAACTTCAATGCCTGTCACTTCTTCATACTCCAAGTTGGATTACATTCAaactttcattctctctcttatCTGGAAATACTTCAGACACCTTGCATTCTTTTCCTCAATCCTTTCTCTTCCCTATCTCTATTAATTGGCCTGAATTTCACTAATTGAATtatcatgaagattaaatgagatgatgagtAAACGGTGCTTAGATTCATCCTCTTAACATTATTTGACCTTTGATAATATTCACTTAAAGCTATTTGTCTTTAAAGGGTATGAAAAATAACATCCCACAAGACAACCCCCAGGAAGACAGCAGGACATTGTGgcctgggaggagagagggggaaagaagGCAAACATTTATCCCTTCCCGGTTACATTGGATCCTGAAGGGAGGAGGCAGATACTGATCAATGGGCTCTGAACTTTCACCCTTTCCAATTGCTGATGGGTCCTGGAAGGATAAAAGCAAACTGAAACTCTGGGTAACAATGGATCCAGCAGGAAGAATATGAGCAATGAGCACAGGCCCTGAGCTTTCATCCTTCACCAGTAACACTGAGTTTGGGAGGAAAGGGAAACAAATGGGCCTGGGCTCTAAATTTTTATCCCAGTGACAATGAGTTTCAAGCTCTTGCAACTGTTTCCCTGAGTTAGAATGATTTTTGAGGTTTTATAGCTGTTTTCCTGAGTTAGATTTTTAACCTGCAAGACTAGTTTTTTGACTACCCAATTCTCTAATGATTAAGTCACACTAAACATTCTGCTATTATTAACTCTTACTAaaacctatttaaaaaaacagacccCTCTTGTAACCAGTTACCATTTTATCCCCTGAAAATATGCCATTCCATTGCTGCTTAATATTAAGACAGCTTGCTGATCTGTTGAGGTCTGCTcccattttggttatttttgcttatacTAACTGCCTTTTGTTCAATTtccaattgggttatttgttttataattattaattttgaaatttcttcaCATATTTCGTATATAAAAGTCTTATCAGGTATACAATTTGCAAATACTTCCTCAGGGATATTGGTTGCCTTTCCTCCCATAAGATATCACACTAGTCTTTTCCATGGGTGATATTGTGCTGAGTAGATCTACTGAGAAAAACCATCAGCCATTCTAGACATACTGCTTGGCCATTATTCTATCCAAGTATGAGAAATCAATCAGACCAAAATTCAGAGGGCTTCTACCTTAGTGAAATTTCTAATAATTAGATAATATGAGACATACCAAGATAGTTCTTCCAAGGTAAAGCATAAATTGCCACATCTGGCCCTTCAAACAACCAAAAGTCTAATAATATTTTTGGATTTGGAGACCATTAATGCCACATGGGTGTTTTGCACTAACCCACTTAACAAGTGACCCAAAGAACTGCTGCATTTGAGAGAAATTCAAATAAGAGAACACTGTACAAGAGGCTGTGTTCTGTCATATACATCATATGACTCAGCATCCAGTGGTGCTTTAAGTGACGATGGCATGAGAGAATGCTTGTTGGAGTCTTTGGCAAGCCTGTATAAGTGAACTATAAGGTTGACCCTGTTCTCCTCAGCAAATAATCACTCGCCTTATAAGAAATGGCCATGAGCTTGTTCCTGGGCTTTAGGAGAGGTAATATTTAATCATGGGCCATCAGGTTACACTAGGACCTGAGCTTCCCATCACAAAATTGATGCTACCTGACCCACCAGTCCATTCAGTGAGTATAGTTAGTAGCACTCCATCATCAAATGGAAGTGATGTATATATGTTTGGACTAAAGTAAGCTGAAGGGAAAACAAAATTACTTGAATTGAATGCATTCCCACAGTCCCACTGTTCTAATATTGCCTTCTCTCACCCAGCATGCACATGTGGCTTCAAGGGGAGTTTGTGTGGACACTTGACAGAGGAAAAAACTACACAGGCCTGTATTATAGAAGTTTCTGCCTGATGTGAATAAATGACCTTAAAGTGCAAGGTTATAGATCTGCCACCAGAATATGGCACTTTTCTGcaagatattttaagaaaaattcttttGGCACACCAAAGCTAAAGCAATATTTTCAGTTGTTAGACTTACTTAGAAGACAAATGGCTAGAATGCAATTATATACTAATTCACAAGCTATGTGAAATGGTTTGATTGGAATGTTAGGGATTTGAGTGGAACCTGAATAAAAAATTGGTGatgagaaaatttttagaaatgtatttgGATAGGCCTAGATTCATGTGCAAAATAAGGAAATGTGTGTTCCATGTGAATGATCACAAAAGGTTTATATCAACAGAGAAgctgaatttgtttcttttttaaaacatttttaacttgttttaattagttacacatgacagtagaatacatttatgcactttgatatattatacatagatgggatataatttctcatttttcttagtgtATGTATTGTAGAATAACATTGGTCAttcagtcacatatatacatacagtaataatgtctgtttcattctactatctttcctgtaCCCCCaacctctccccttccctcccttcactttttTCTACCTAATCTAATGTAACTT
This window of the Ictidomys tridecemlineatus isolate mIctTri1 chromosome 3, mIctTri1.hap1, whole genome shotgun sequence genome carries:
- the LOC101968561 gene encoding olfactory receptor 5H8, whose amino-acid sequence is MEKKNATLLTEFVLTGLPHHQDWKVLLFLVFLVIYLTTMVGNLGLIVLIWKDHHLHIPMYFFLGSLAFVDAWLSSTVTPKMLANLLVKSKISLSECMIQFFSFGISATTECFLLAAMAYDRYVAICKPLLYPVIITHRLCIRLLTLSFVGGFFHALLHESFLFRLTFCNSNIIYHFYCDIIPLFKISCTDPSINILMLFIFSGSIQVFTIMVVLVSYTFVLLTILKKKSIKSIKKAFSTCGAHLLSVSLYYGTLLFMYVRPASPQADEQDMMDSLFYTVIIPVLNPIIYSLRNKQVIDSLTKILKRNF